In a single window of the Caulobacter soli genome:
- a CDS encoding sulfate ABC transporter substrate-binding protein: MTKLPASRAPRPSRRAIVAAGAGIGALTGLGLGATASAAAKPLTLLNVSYDPTRELYKDINAAYAKYWKDKVGQDLVINQSHGGSGKQARSVIDGLQADVVTLALSNDIDEIAKRGLIAKNWQSRLPDNSAPYTSTIIFLVRKGNPWKIKDWGDLIKPGIDIVTPNPKTGGAPRWAYLAAWAWAVKQPGGNDAKAQAYVKQLYAQVPVLDTGARGSLTTFVQRGIGDVLLTWENEAHLARQEFGADKFEIVYPSMSILAEPSVAVVDKNVDRHKTRTVAEGYLNFLYSPIAQDLIGKNNYRPRNAAAAAKYASKFPKIPLVTVDDQFGGWAKAQARHFADGGVFDQIYKPGV; the protein is encoded by the coding sequence ATGACCAAGCTTCCCGCAAGCCGGGCGCCCCGTCCCTCCCGCCGCGCGATCGTCGCGGCGGGAGCCGGGATCGGCGCCCTTACCGGCCTGGGCCTGGGCGCGACGGCTTCGGCCGCCGCCAAGCCGTTGACCCTGCTCAATGTCAGCTATGACCCGACCCGTGAGCTCTACAAGGACATCAACGCCGCCTACGCCAAGTACTGGAAGGACAAGGTCGGCCAGGACCTGGTGATCAACCAGAGCCACGGCGGTTCGGGCAAGCAGGCCCGTTCGGTGATCGACGGCCTGCAGGCCGACGTCGTCACCCTGGCCCTGTCCAACGACATCGACGAGATCGCCAAGCGCGGCCTGATCGCCAAGAACTGGCAGTCGCGCCTGCCCGACAACTCGGCGCCCTACACCTCGACGATCATCTTCCTGGTCCGCAAGGGCAATCCCTGGAAGATCAAGGACTGGGGCGACCTGATCAAGCCGGGCATCGACATCGTCACCCCCAATCCCAAGACCGGCGGCGCGCCGCGCTGGGCCTATCTGGCGGCCTGGGCGTGGGCGGTGAAGCAGCCGGGCGGCAACGACGCCAAGGCCCAGGCCTACGTCAAGCAGCTCTATGCGCAGGTGCCGGTGCTGGACACCGGCGCGCGCGGCTCGCTGACCACCTTCGTCCAGCGCGGGATCGGCGACGTCCTGCTGACCTGGGAAAACGAAGCCCACCTGGCCCGCCAGGAGTTCGGCGCCGACAAGTTCGAGATCGTCTATCCGTCGATGTCGATCCTGGCCGAGCCTTCGGTCGCCGTGGTCGACAAGAACGTCGACCGCCACAAGACCAGGACGGTGGCCGAGGGCTATCTCAACTTCCTCTACAGCCCCATCGCCCAGGACCTGATCGGCAAGAACAACTACCGTCCGCGCAACGCGGCGGCCGCGGCCAAGTACGCCAGCAAGTTCCCGAAGATCCCGCTGGTCACCGTCGACGACCAGTTCGGCGGCTGGGCCAAGGCCCAGGCCCGGCACTTCGCCGACGGCGGCGTGTTCGACCAGATCTACAAACCCGGCGTTTAA
- a CDS encoding pyrimidine 5'-nucleotidase, whose protein sequence is MTADLTHVETWLFDLDNTLYPAESEYMALIEGRMTDFVTRFTGLPRDEAKALQKRYYTEHGTTLAGLMMHHGMEPKAFLDEVHDVSMDRLTPDGALREAILRLPGRRLVFTNGSIGHAERVLGRLGLDDLFEDTFAIETADYLPKPAMATFEKMTARHNVTSKVAAFFEDSEKNLAPAALLGMTTILVGAHAAASTADFVHHRTHDLAGFLTSARLKEA, encoded by the coding sequence ATGACGGCCGACCTCACCCACGTCGAGACCTGGCTCTTCGACCTGGACAACACCCTCTATCCGGCCGAGTCCGAGTACATGGCCCTGATCGAGGGCCGGATGACCGACTTCGTGACGCGCTTCACGGGCCTGCCCCGCGACGAGGCCAAGGCCTTGCAGAAGCGCTACTACACCGAGCACGGCACCACCCTGGCCGGGCTGATGATGCACCACGGCATGGAGCCCAAGGCGTTCCTGGACGAGGTGCACGACGTCTCGATGGACCGCCTGACGCCCGACGGGGCCCTGCGCGAGGCCATCCTGCGCCTGCCCGGCCGCCGCCTGGTGTTCACCAACGGCTCGATCGGTCACGCCGAGCGGGTGCTGGGGCGCCTCGGCCTGGACGACCTGTTCGAGGACACCTTCGCGATCGAGACCGCCGACTATCTGCCCAAGCCGGCCATGGCCACGTTCGAGAAGATGACGGCCCGCCATAACGTGACGTCCAAGGTCGCGGCCTTCTTCGAGGACAGCGAGAAGAACCTCGCCCCCGCCGCCCTGCTGGGCATGACCACGATCCTGGTCGGCGCCCACGCGGCCGCCTCGACCGCCGATTTCGTCCATCACCGCACGCACGACCTCGCCGGGTTCCTGACCTCGGCGCGCCTGAAGGAAGCCTGA
- a CDS encoding glutaminase has product MDELSIADILAEVAVLVKPYFGRGRTADYIPELANVTPTKFGMAVRTIGGQEAVIGDADEGFSVQSITKVFSLGLALNRFGDEVWTRVGKEPSGTPFNHLSQLESEEGVPRNPFINAGAIAVCDQLMDVFKDPPALVRGFAGFLAGEKVEIDEAVAASELANAWQNRAIANLMRGKGTITHDPEAVVAAYCRQCALTMSCRQLARAMLPLAAGGFSPIVEETIFPERLTRRLNALLLTCGIYDSVGSFAYRVGLPAKSGVGGGVVAIVPGKAAIAVWSPELDRFGTSVVGTVALERFSQLTNCSVL; this is encoded by the coding sequence ATGGACGAGCTTTCGATCGCCGACATCCTGGCCGAGGTGGCCGTGCTGGTGAAGCCGTACTTCGGCCGAGGGCGGACCGCCGACTACATCCCCGAACTGGCCAATGTGACGCCGACCAAGTTCGGCATGGCCGTGCGCACGATCGGCGGACAGGAAGCGGTGATCGGCGACGCCGACGAGGGTTTCTCGGTCCAGAGCATCACCAAGGTGTTCTCCCTGGGCCTGGCGCTGAACCGCTTCGGCGACGAGGTCTGGACGCGGGTGGGCAAGGAGCCGTCGGGCACGCCGTTCAACCATCTCTCCCAGCTGGAATCCGAAGAGGGCGTGCCGAGGAACCCCTTCATCAACGCCGGGGCCATCGCGGTCTGCGACCAGCTGATGGACGTGTTCAAGGATCCGCCAGCCCTGGTGCGCGGCTTCGCGGGCTTCCTGGCCGGCGAGAAGGTCGAGATCGACGAGGCGGTGGCGGCGTCCGAGCTGGCCAACGCCTGGCAGAACCGCGCCATCGCCAACCTGATGCGCGGCAAGGGCACGATCACGCACGATCCGGAGGCCGTGGTCGCCGCCTATTGCCGCCAGTGCGCCCTGACCATGAGCTGCCGGCAGCTGGCCCGCGCCATGCTGCCCCTGGCGGCCGGCGGCTTCTCGCCGATCGTCGAGGAGACGATCTTTCCCGAGCGCCTGACCCGGCGCCTGAACGCCCTGCTGCTGACCTGCGGCATCTATGACAGCGTCGGCAGCTTCGCCTATCGCGTCGGCCTGCCGGCCAAGAGCGGCGTCGGCGGCGGCGTCGTCGCCATCGTGCCGGGCAAGGCGGCGATCGCGGTGTGGTCGCCGGAGCTGGACCGCTTCGGCACCTCGGTGGTGGGGACGGTGGCGCTGGAACGGTTCAGCCAGCTGACCAACTGCTCGGTGCTGTAA
- a CDS encoding sulfate ABC transporter substrate-binding protein: protein MTHDLKTPTRRGLLGSATAGAAALAVPAALAGSAHAQGVKPLTLLNVSYDPTRELYKDINAAYAKYWKEKVGQDLTINQSHGGSGKQARSVIDGLQADVVTLALAYDIDEIAAKAKLLPANWQSRLPNNSTPYTSTIVFLVRKGNPWKIKDWGDLIKPGIDVITPNPKTSGGARWNYLAAWAWALKQPGGNPAKAEAFVGELFRHVPVLDTGARGATTSFTQRGLGDVLLSWENEAYLAQDELPGKFDIVYPSISILAEPPVALIDKNVDRHKTRVAAEGYLNFLYSPIAQDLIGKNYYRPRSAAAAAKYASKFKSIPLVTIDDTFGGWKKAQTTHFNDGGVFDRIYKPK, encoded by the coding sequence ATGACCCACGATCTCAAGACCCCCACGCGTCGCGGCCTTCTGGGCTCCGCGACCGCCGGCGCCGCGGCCCTGGCGGTTCCCGCCGCCCTGGCCGGCTCGGCCCACGCTCAAGGCGTCAAGCCGCTGACCCTGCTGAACGTCAGCTACGACCCGACCCGCGAGCTCTACAAGGACATCAACGCCGCCTACGCCAAGTACTGGAAGGAAAAGGTCGGCCAGGACCTGACCATCAACCAGTCGCACGGCGGTTCGGGCAAGCAGGCCCGCTCGGTGATCGACGGCCTGCAGGCCGACGTCGTCACGCTGGCTCTTGCGTATGACATCGACGAGATCGCCGCCAAGGCCAAGCTGCTGCCGGCCAACTGGCAATCGCGCCTGCCCAACAACTCGACCCCCTACACCTCGACGATCGTGTTCCTGGTCCGCAAGGGCAATCCCTGGAAGATCAAGGACTGGGGCGACCTGATCAAGCCAGGCATCGACGTGATCACCCCCAACCCGAAGACCTCGGGCGGGGCGCGCTGGAACTACCTGGCCGCCTGGGCCTGGGCCCTGAAGCAACCGGGCGGCAACCCCGCCAAGGCCGAGGCCTTCGTCGGCGAGCTGTTCCGCCACGTGCCGGTGCTGGACACCGGCGCCCGCGGCGCGACCACCAGCTTCACCCAGCGCGGCCTGGGCGACGTTCTGCTGTCGTGGGAGAACGAGGCCTACCTGGCGCAGGACGAACTGCCGGGCAAGTTCGACATCGTCTATCCGTCGATCTCGATCCTGGCCGAGCCGCCGGTGGCCCTGATCGACAAGAACGTCGACCGCCACAAGACCCGCGTGGCGGCCGAGGGGTATCTCAACTTCCTCTACAGCCCCATCGCCCAGGACCTGATCGGCAAGAACTATTACCGCCCACGCAGCGCCGCGGCGGCCGCCAAGTACGCCAGCAAGTTCAAGTCGATCCCGCTGGTCACCATCGACGACACCTTCGGCGGCTGGAAGAAGGCCCAGACCACGCACTTCAACGACGGCGGCGTCTTCGACCGGATCTACAAGCCGAAATAA
- the dapD gene encoding 2,3,4,5-tetrahydropyridine-2,6-dicarboxylate N-succinyltransferase yields MTAALTLADLQTEVEAAWEARDGVSTATTGPVRTAVEETLLLIDAGKARVSEKIDGEWTTHQWLKKAVLLSFRLNPNAIMRAGTMGGAVGPWWDKVPNKFDGWEAPQFEAAGFRAVPGSIVRRGAYVGKNVILMPSFVNIGAYVDDSTMVDTWVTVGSCAQIGKRVHLSGGVGIGGVLEPLQANPTIIEDDCFIGARSEVVEGVVVGEGSVLSMGVFISASTKIVDRATGQIHIGKVPPYSVVVPGSLPDKNGGPSLSCAVIVKTVDAKTRSKTSINDLLRD; encoded by the coding sequence ATGACCGCCGCCCTCACCCTCGCCGACCTGCAGACCGAAGTCGAAGCCGCCTGGGAGGCCCGCGACGGCGTCTCCACCGCCACCACCGGTCCGGTGCGCACGGCGGTCGAGGAAACCCTGCTGCTGATCGACGCCGGCAAGGCCCGGGTGTCGGAAAAGATCGACGGCGAGTGGACCACCCACCAATGGCTGAAGAAGGCCGTGCTGCTGTCGTTCCGCCTCAACCCCAACGCCATCATGCGCGCCGGCACGATGGGCGGCGCGGTCGGCCCGTGGTGGGACAAGGTGCCCAACAAGTTCGACGGCTGGGAAGCGCCGCAGTTCGAGGCCGCCGGCTTCCGCGCGGTGCCCGGCTCGATCGTCCGTCGCGGCGCCTATGTCGGCAAGAACGTCATCCTGATGCCGTCGTTCGTGAACATCGGCGCTTACGTGGACGACAGCACCATGGTCGACACCTGGGTGACGGTCGGCTCGTGCGCCCAGATCGGCAAGCGCGTCCACCTCTCCGGCGGCGTCGGCATCGGCGGCGTGCTGGAGCCCCTGCAGGCCAACCCGACCATCATCGAGGACGACTGCTTCATCGGCGCCCGCTCGGAAGTCGTCGAGGGCGTGGTGGTCGGCGAGGGCTCGGTCCTGTCGATGGGCGTGTTCATCTCCGCCTCGACCAAGATCGTCGACCGCGCCACCGGCCAGATCCACATCGGCAAGGTGCCGCCCTACAGCGTCGTCGTGCCCGGCAGCCTGCCCGACAAGAACGGCGGCCCCAGCCTGTCGTGCGCCGTGATCGTCAAGACGGTCGACGCCAAGACCCGCTCGAAGACCTCGATCAACGACCTGCTGCGGGACTAA
- the argB gene encoding acetylglutamate kinase, with amino-acid sequence MTDVAEEAGWATAKTLAEALPYIQIYDRETVVIKYGGHAMGQEEVAKVFAADAVLLKLLGVHPVVVHGGGPQISRMLDKAGVKSTFVDGLRVTDEATMEVAEMVLSGAINKEIANWITLAGAEADVRGVGLSGKDARMITAEKVTRIRKDPDSNIEQVVDLGFVGEPTKVDPHIIQALLTSETDYIPVIAPIGVSTEGQTFNINADTVAGALAGALKAKRMLMLTDIAGVLDGDGQLIRQMTIEEARGLIASGVASGGMIPKLENAIHAVENGVEAVVILDGRRPHAMLVELFSEHGAGTLISK; translated from the coding sequence TTGACCGACGTCGCCGAGGAAGCGGGCTGGGCCACCGCCAAGACCCTGGCCGAAGCCCTGCCCTATATCCAGATCTACGACCGCGAGACGGTGGTGATCAAATACGGCGGTCACGCCATGGGCCAGGAAGAGGTCGCCAAGGTGTTCGCGGCCGACGCCGTGCTGCTGAAGCTGCTGGGCGTCCACCCCGTGGTGGTGCACGGCGGCGGCCCGCAGATCAGCCGCATGCTCGACAAGGCCGGCGTCAAGTCGACCTTCGTCGATGGGCTGCGCGTCACCGACGAGGCCACCATGGAAGTGGCCGAGATGGTGCTGTCGGGCGCCATCAACAAGGAAATCGCCAACTGGATCACGCTGGCCGGCGCCGAGGCTGACGTGCGCGGCGTGGGCCTGTCGGGCAAGGACGCTCGGATGATCACCGCCGAGAAGGTGACCCGCATCCGCAAGGATCCGGACAGCAATATCGAGCAGGTCGTCGACCTGGGCTTCGTGGGCGAGCCGACCAAGGTCGACCCGCACATCATCCAGGCCCTGCTGACCTCGGAAACCGACTACATCCCGGTGATCGCCCCTATCGGCGTCTCCACCGAGGGCCAGACCTTCAACATCAACGCCGACACCGTGGCCGGCGCCCTGGCGGGCGCCTTGAAGGCCAAGCGGATGCTGATGCTGACGGACATCGCCGGGGTGCTGGACGGCGACGGCCAGCTGATCCGCCAGATGACGATCGAAGAGGCCCGCGGCCTGATCGCCAGCGGCGTGGCCAGCGGCGGCATGATCCCCAAGCTGGAGAACGCCATCCACGCGGTGGAGAACGGCGTCGAGGCCGTGGTCATCCTGGACGGACGCCGTCCCCACGCCATGCTGGTCGAACTGTTCAGCGAGCACGGCGCGGGTACGCTGATCTCGAAATGA
- the dapE gene encoding succinyl-diaminopimelate desuccinylase, translating into MSDNSPSLVLDPVALAQALIRRPSVTPADEGAMDVLQRQLEALGFNCRRMKFGEIENLYAKRGAARPNLCFAGHTDVVPVGDDAAWTAGPFEAEIKDGVLYGRGAVDMKSAIAAFVAAVSRLPQDLPGSLSFLITGDEEGVAEDGTVRVVQALAAEGEVIDHCIVGEPTSANLLGDMVKIGRRGSINAWIAVDGKQGHVAYPHRAANPIPVMVDILSRLQSRVLDDGYEGFQPSNLEVTTVDVGNTATNVIPASAKARVNIRFNPAHQGKDLQAWIEQECREAAEGFSGRVEALCKISGEAFLTQPGAFTDVIVAAVGDATGRVPELSTTGGTSDARFIRSLCPVVEFGLVGSTMHQVDERVPVDEVEALADIYQALIGRYFAAFAA; encoded by the coding sequence ATGAGTGACAACAGCCCCTCCCTCGTCCTGGATCCCGTCGCGCTCGCGCAGGCCTTGATCCGCCGCCCGTCCGTGACCCCGGCCGACGAAGGCGCGATGGACGTGTTGCAGCGCCAGCTGGAAGCCCTGGGCTTCAACTGCCGCCGCATGAAGTTCGGCGAGATCGAGAACCTCTACGCCAAGCGCGGCGCAGCCCGCCCCAACCTCTGCTTCGCGGGCCACACCGACGTGGTGCCGGTCGGCGACGACGCGGCCTGGACCGCCGGCCCCTTCGAGGCCGAGATCAAGGACGGGGTGCTGTACGGCCGCGGCGCGGTCGACATGAAGAGCGCCATCGCCGCGTTCGTCGCCGCCGTCTCGCGCCTGCCGCAAGACCTGCCCGGCTCGCTCAGCTTCCTGATCACCGGCGACGAGGAGGGCGTGGCCGAGGACGGCACCGTTCGCGTCGTCCAGGCCCTGGCCGCCGAGGGCGAGGTCATCGACCACTGCATCGTCGGCGAGCCCACCAGCGCCAACCTGCTGGGCGACATGGTCAAGATCGGCCGGCGGGGCAGCATCAACGCCTGGATCGCCGTGGACGGCAAGCAGGGCCACGTGGCCTATCCGCACCGCGCCGCCAACCCGATCCCGGTGATGGTCGACATCCTGAGCCGCCTGCAATCGCGCGTGCTCGACGACGGCTACGAAGGCTTCCAGCCCTCGAACCTGGAAGTCACCACGGTCGACGTCGGCAACACCGCCACCAACGTCATCCCCGCCAGCGCCAAGGCCCGGGTCAATATCCGCTTCAATCCGGCCCACCAGGGCAAGGACCTGCAGGCCTGGATCGAGCAGGAGTGCCGCGAGGCCGCCGAGGGCTTTTCGGGCCGGGTCGAGGCGCTGTGCAAGATCAGCGGCGAGGCCTTCCTGACCCAGCCGGGGGCCTTCACCGACGTGATCGTGGCCGCCGTCGGCGACGCCACCGGCCGCGTGCCCGAGCTGTCCACCACCGGCGGCACCAGCGACGCGCGGTTCATCCGCAGCCTGTGCCCAGTGGTCGAGTTCGGCCTGGTCGGCTCGACCATGCACCAGGTCGACGAGCGGGTCCCGGTTGATGAAGTCGAGGCCCTGGCTGACATCTACCAGGCCCTGATCGGCCGCTATTTCGCGGCCTTCGCGGCCTAG
- a CDS encoding response regulator, whose protein sequence is MNERPLDVLIVEDEVLLATELEFLVEEVGCHPVGMAMSSDEAMAMASDLRPDLALVDVHLRDGPTGVDVARSIHDDCGGVALFMTANVKRLPDDFAGACGVIGKPYSEHGVKTALSYLTICLREGRAPGPPPVGLELSPAYAERWGLTVLPRAS, encoded by the coding sequence ATGAACGAGCGTCCGCTCGACGTGCTGATCGTGGAAGACGAGGTCCTGCTGGCCACCGAGCTGGAGTTCCTGGTCGAAGAGGTCGGCTGCCATCCCGTCGGCATGGCGATGAGTTCGGACGAGGCCATGGCCATGGCCAGCGACCTGCGCCCCGACCTGGCTCTCGTCGACGTCCACCTGCGCGACGGCCCGACGGGCGTGGACGTGGCCCGTTCGATCCATGACGATTGCGGCGGCGTGGCCCTGTTCATGACCGCCAACGTCAAGCGCCTGCCCGACGACTTCGCCGGCGCCTGCGGGGTGATCGGCAAGCCCTATTCCGAGCACGGGGTGAAGACCGCCCTGTCCTATCTGACCATCTGCCTGCGCGAAGGCCGTGCGCCGGGTCCGCCGCCGGTGGGCCTGGAGCTATCGCCGGCCTATGCCGAGCGCTGGGGCCTGACCGTCCTGCCGCGCGCCAGCTAG
- the truA gene encoding tRNA pseudouridine(38-40) synthase TruA, whose translation MPRYRLTIEYDGRPYNGFQAQASQPSVQGAIEAAVKAFSGQAIRIAAAGRTDTGVHATAQVVHVDLERDWPTETVMNALNAHLVREAVSVLDATVVSDDWHARFSANERRYLYRILNRRAPPALEAGKVWHVKKPVDAEAMHVAAQHLVGLHDFTTFRDMACQAKSPLKTLDVARVLRVGDEVHLVFEARSFLHRQVRSMAGTLAEVGVGRWTADDVRAALEARDRTACGPVAPADGLYLTGVGYEGEA comes from the coding sequence ATGCCCCGCTACCGCCTGACGATCGAATATGACGGCCGGCCCTATAACGGCTTCCAGGCCCAGGCCTCGCAGCCGTCGGTGCAGGGCGCGATCGAAGCGGCGGTGAAGGCCTTCAGCGGCCAGGCGATCCGCATCGCGGCCGCCGGGCGCACCGACACCGGCGTCCATGCCACGGCCCAGGTGGTGCATGTGGACCTGGAGCGCGACTGGCCGACCGAGACGGTGATGAACGCGCTGAACGCCCACCTGGTGCGCGAGGCGGTCAGCGTGCTGGACGCGACGGTCGTGTCCGACGACTGGCACGCCCGGTTCTCGGCCAACGAGCGCCGCTACCTCTACCGCATCCTCAACCGCCGCGCCCCGCCGGCCCTGGAGGCGGGCAAGGTCTGGCACGTCAAGAAGCCGGTCGACGCCGAGGCGATGCACGTGGCCGCCCAGCATCTGGTCGGGCTGCACGACTTCACCACCTTCCGCGACATGGCCTGCCAGGCCAAGTCGCCGCTCAAGACCCTGGACGTGGCTCGGGTGCTGCGGGTCGGCGACGAGGTCCATCTGGTGTTCGAGGCCCGCTCCTTCCTGCATCGCCAGGTGCGGTCGATGGCCGGCACCCTGGCCGAGGTCGGGGTCGGGCGTTGGACCGCCGACGACGTGCGCGCGGCGCTGGAGGCCAGGGACCGCACGGCCTGCGGGCCGGTCGCCCCGGCCGATGGGCTGTACCTGACCGGCGTCGGCTACGAGGGCGAAGCCTAG
- a CDS encoding cupin domain-containing protein: MPKIDIPIAPTRVGTDYPPPHDAPCRERRRWALGDAAGLDQFGVNLMRLPPGQWSSQRHWHSAEDEFVWVVEGEVVLVEDAQGEGGGETILRPGDCAGFKAGVENGHHLENRSDREAVLLEMGSRRPDRDTCTYSDIDMVARAGEDFYRRRDGTPYRPDSESR, translated from the coding sequence ATGCCGAAGATCGACATTCCCATCGCCCCCACGCGGGTCGGGACCGACTACCCACCGCCGCACGACGCGCCGTGCCGGGAGCGTCGGCGATGGGCCCTGGGCGACGCGGCCGGGCTGGATCAGTTCGGCGTCAACCTGATGCGCCTGCCGCCGGGCCAGTGGAGCAGCCAGCGCCATTGGCATAGCGCGGAAGACGAGTTCGTCTGGGTGGTCGAGGGCGAGGTGGTGCTGGTCGAGGACGCCCAAGGAGAAGGTGGCGGCGAGACGATCCTGCGGCCCGGCGACTGCGCGGGCTTCAAGGCCGGGGTCGAAAACGGCCACCACCTGGAGAACCGTTCCGACCGCGAGGCCGTGCTGCTGGAGATGGGCTCGCGCCGGCCGGACCGGGACACCTGCACCTACAGCGACATCGACATGGTCGCGCGGGCGGGCGAGGACTTTTATCGGCGTCGCGACGGGACGCCTTATCGGCCCGACAGCGAGTCGCGATGA
- a CDS encoding histidine kinase dimerization/phosphoacceptor domain -containing protein — protein MTDILRSERAAEALNAEHGAGDPFAAAIRATRMAMIVTDARQADNPIIFANDAFLALTGYQRDEVIGRNCRFLQGPDTDRDQVDRLRQAIAEGEDIAVDILNYRKDGTTFWNALYLSPVRGKAGEIVYFFASQLNVSDKKRAEFELGDVRDRLEAAVAERTRELTQALEQKTALLHEVDHRVKNNLQLISSLLLLQNRRVTDPAVKNSLRGMLERVSAIATVHRRLFQNEDVERFDVSAFVRDLVSDMMGSARRDDIKVRLDLERVDIAASKAAPLALVISELFSNALRHGFPPESLNGRVGEIFVGLTRQDAEFRIEIADDGVGVENSASSGGFGLTIVQLLCQQLKARSQTTPADPGTRVVVHLPVNGVHH, from the coding sequence ATGACGGATATTCTGAGGTCGGAACGCGCGGCCGAAGCCCTGAACGCCGAACATGGCGCGGGCGACCCCTTCGCCGCGGCGATCCGCGCCACGCGCATGGCGATGATCGTCACGGACGCCCGCCAGGCCGACAACCCGATCATCTTCGCCAATGACGCCTTCCTGGCCCTGACCGGCTATCAGCGCGACGAGGTCATCGGTCGCAACTGCCGCTTCCTGCAGGGACCCGACACCGACCGCGACCAGGTCGACCGCCTCCGCCAGGCCATCGCCGAGGGCGAGGACATCGCGGTCGACATCCTGAACTACCGCAAGGACGGCACGACGTTCTGGAACGCCCTCTACCTGTCGCCCGTGCGCGGCAAGGCCGGCGAGATCGTCTATTTCTTCGCCTCGCAACTGAACGTCAGCGACAAGAAGCGCGCCGAGTTCGAGCTGGGCGACGTCCGCGATCGCCTGGAGGCGGCCGTGGCCGAGCGCACCCGCGAACTGACCCAGGCGCTGGAGCAGAAGACCGCCCTGCTCCACGAGGTCGACCACCGGGTCAAGAACAACCTCCAGCTCATCTCGTCCCTACTGCTGCTGCAGAACCGCCGCGTCACCGACCCGGCGGTCAAGAACAGCCTGCGCGGCATGCTGGAGCGGGTCAGCGCCATCGCCACCGTCCACCGCCGCCTGTTCCAGAACGAGGACGTCGAGCGCTTCGACGTCTCGGCCTTCGTGCGCGACCTGGTCAGTGACATGATGGGCTCGGCCCGGCGCGACGACATCAAGGTGCGTCTGGACCTGGAGCGCGTCGACATCGCCGCCTCCAAGGCCGCGCCCCTGGCCCTGGTGATCAGCGAGCTGTTCTCCAACGCCCTGCGCCACGGCTTTCCGCCCGAGAGCCTGAACGGTCGCGTCGGCGAGATCTTCGTCGGCCTCACCCGCCAGGACGCGGAATTCCGGATCGAAATCGCCGACGACGGCGTTGGTGTGGAGAATTCCGCATCGTCGGGCGGATTCGGTCTGACCATCGTTCAGCTGCTCTGCCAGCAGCTGAAAGCGCGATCCCAGACCACGCCCGCCGATCCTGGAACCCGCGTCGTGGTGCACCTGCCGGTCAATGGCGTTCATCACTGA
- a CDS encoding glycoside hydrolase family 108 protein, with protein MTDDEILDRVLLYEGGYVNHANDKGGATNFGVTAATLGAWRNLGRKATSDEVRDMSRSEAIAIYKDRYITQPGFGVITDGNLKMIVIDCAVLYGPRRATIWLQTALGVSADGAIGNQTTTALAKADPKIVGRSILSQRVKRIHARVAEDPTQAVFLKGWLNRANDLLKYAA; from the coding sequence ATGACGGATGACGAAATTCTCGACCGCGTGCTCTTGTACGAGGGCGGCTATGTGAACCACGCCAACGACAAGGGCGGGGCCACGAACTTCGGCGTCACGGCGGCGACCTTGGGCGCCTGGCGCAACCTGGGCCGCAAGGCCACGTCGGACGAGGTTCGCGACATGAGCCGGTCCGAAGCGATCGCCATCTACAAGGACCGCTACATCACCCAGCCTGGCTTCGGCGTGATCACCGACGGCAATCTGAAGATGATCGTCATCGACTGCGCGGTGCTCTACGGACCCAGGCGCGCGACGATCTGGCTTCAGACGGCGCTGGGCGTCAGCGCCGACGGCGCGATCGGCAACCAGACCACCACGGCCCTGGCCAAGGCCGATCCCAAGATCGTGGGGCGGTCGATCCTGAGCCAGCGGGTCAAGCGGATCCACGCCCGAGTCGCCGAGGACCCGACCCAGGCGGTGTTCCTGAAAGGTTGGCTGAATCGCGCCAACGACCTGCTGAAATACGCCGCCTGA
- a CDS encoding SemiSWEET family sugar transporter translates to MGVPLIASVVGTAAALLSITSFAPQIVKIWKEKDAESVSLRTYLVTVAGFCCWVAYGVLIKAWPVIASNTACLLMSGAVLALKWRFSRHPR, encoded by the coding sequence GTGGGCGTTCCCCTTATCGCCTCGGTCGTCGGCACCGCCGCCGCCCTACTGTCGATCACCAGCTTCGCGCCGCAGATCGTCAAGATCTGGAAGGAGAAGGACGCCGAATCGGTGTCGCTGCGGACCTATCTGGTCACCGTCGCCGGCTTCTGCTGCTGGGTCGCCTATGGCGTGCTGATCAAGGCCTGGCCGGTGATCGCCTCCAACACCGCCTGCCTGCTGATGTCGGGCGCGGTGCTGGCGTTGAAGTGGCGGTTCAGCCGCCACCCGCGATGA